The genome window AGGAGATCATGGAACCCAGGACGTCCGATAGAGCCGTTATGGCCGTTGTCCTCGGTGGCGGCGTCGCGGTTCTCACGTTCGCGGTCTCGATGAGTTCGACCGCACTGAACGTCGGCGGGCGGCCACTGCTTGGGGGGCTAGCTGGCCTTCTCGGCGGCCTCCTGTCCCTGATCGTCGGTCTCGCTTTTGTCTATCTGCTGCAGTCGATTGCCCTGTACGACGGCGGCTACGTCGCGACACTCAAGCACTGCGTCGCACGGTTCATGGACGCCCCGGCACAGATCATCGTCCTCCTCTTTCTCCTGTTCCTTCTCGGTATCATTCCGGGGATTCCCTCTACGGCGTCCATTATTTCGGTGTTTCTCCCCGGCTCGTTTGACCTGCCGTCCCAGTCGGTTCTGCAGGTCGCGTCGATGGTGTTAAACGCACCAGTGCAGGCGTTCAGTCTCGCAGTGATTACGGACGCATACCTGCAGGTGCGGGCGGACCGGGCTGACGACGAGTTCTGAGAGCTGGATTCACGTGCTCTGGGTACTCACTCGCTCTAAAATATTTATTCAGATTTATAGTTCCCCGATTAGGGGTAGTGTGTATGGCCCTCCAAATCGGCCGTGCCTTCCAAGACGGTATCGACGAGTTTCTCAGTGAACGCGGTGCGGTGTTTGCTGGCGCATTCATTGTCCTCGGATTGGCCAACGGCATCATCTGGGCATCGCTGTCCCAAGGTCTGCTTGACATGTTGCTGGAAATGCTGCCACCCAGTGCACAGGTCAATCAGGCGGCGATGGGCAGTAATACGGCGGTATCCCTCGATATCCCGGTTGCCGTGGCCGCCGTCAGTGCGCTCGCGCTGTTTATCATTAGCGAGGCGCTGAACATTGTCACGATTCGTGCCTTTGCCAGTGATGCCAACGACCCGATTCCCGACAATATCGGTCGGCGGCTGGGCAAGACCGTTGCAATCGGGATCGCCGCTGGTATCCTCACTGGCGTCGCAGTAATCATCGGATTCGTTTTCCTCATCATTCCTGGACTTGTCCTGGCGTTTCTGTTCTTCTTCGTCCGGCAGGAGATCGCGCTGAACGACAGCGGTGTTCTCGAGTCCATCAGCAACAGCATCGGTCTCGTCACCGACAACCTCCTCGCCACGTTCGTTATCGCTGTCGTGCTCGCGGTGCTCGGACTCGTTCTCGGAAGTGCCTTTGGCTTCCTCCCGATCTCGTTGCCGCCCATGGTTTTGACGACAGTCTCGACGATACTCTCTAGCCTCGTCGGCGTGTTCTCGATTGCTGTGACGACTGTCGCATATCTCCAGGCGACCGAGTCTGACCACGATGTCACCCACGGGACTGAGTCCGTCGGTGGGCTCTGAGCCGGGTTGTATCCGTATCGCGGCCTTTAACCACGCGAGCGACCAACCGCGAGTAATGGCTGAACCGCGCGTGCCCGGCGGGCGCGAGTCCGAACTCGAACTGCCCTGTGGCGACCGCGTCGACACGCACGACCTCCATCTGGGGATGCGGGAGTTCGTCTGTGACTGCGGGAAGACCCACGCCGTCGTCCTCGACCCGCACCCGCTGGCACGCTTCGTCCCGGAGTTTCTCACCGAGGTGCTGCACGCGACCATCGAGACCAACGACGACTACGAGGAGTTCACCACCGTCCACCTGATGGGCGTCGTGATGGAGGAGTTCCCCGAAAAGGTCGTCGCCGCCGACACCAGCGAGGACGGGTCCGTCGGGTTCTCGCTGGCGTGGGTGAGCGACTTCGACTCCCGCCGGCTGCACGAAATCGTCGTCGAACTGCTGGTGGAACTGATGGAACACGCGATCAGCCACGCCGAGGACGACGACGTGATGGCGGAGTTCGAGGAGCAGATGCTCCAGTTCGACGTCGACGCGTTCGTCGAGCAGTACCGCGATGAGCGGGACTTCGACGGGCGGTCGGACACCGCCATCTGAGGCGGCCACCCGGTACTTAGTTGCTCCGACCCCCACAGTGACACATGGCGGGTCGCGTGGCGGTCCTACTCTTGCTCTCCCTCTCTGCGGGCTGTGGAGCCTTCGGCGGCGCGGAGCGACAGACTGTGACCCCGGTTCCGGTCCCCGAGGCGGCACAGGACAGCCGGGTCGAACCCGCGGTCTCCGGGGGCGCTGTCGACGCCAGGCGACTCGCGGCGGCCCACCGGCGCGCGACGCGGAACCGCTCGTACGTGCTGGGGATGCGGCTCTCGCTCGAATGGGGCACGCAGGTCGTCTCCCTCGTCGTCGAAGACCGGTATCGCTACCAGTACCGGACCGAAATCGTCGGCCAGCAGTACACGAAGCGGGTGTACGCCGACGGCGACCGGCGGTTCGTCTACGACGAGCGAGCACAGGGGGCCTGGACGACGACGGGGCGGCCGGCCCCGGTCGACGAGTGGCTCGATCCCGACCCCGCCCGGCTGGTCGAGGCGTACCTCGCGACGAACGTCAGCGTCGACCGGCCCAGAGACGGCTGTGATACCTGTCCCGTGGTACTCACGGCGACGGAACCGCCGGCGGCGTTCGAACCGGCCGACGACTACAGCGTCCGGGCGGCGGTCCGGCCGGGCGGCCTCGTCGAGTCGCTCACCGTCTCGTACTGGGACCGCTCCAGGAGCGCCCTGGTCGACTACGAAATCCGGTACTCCGCGGTCGACGACACGACCGTCTCCCGACCAGGGTGGGTCCGACGGCACTGGGCGAACGCGACAGACAGCGACCCCGCGCTGTCCGACAGCCACCGCCGCGACGCCGTCGGCTGATTTCCCGAAATCAGCCGTCTGACTGCTGTCTGACGGTGTTATATGGTGGATGCGGTGTTGTATTCTGTATGGCTATGCGCGAGGGGGAGTTCGAGCGCATCCTGACAGTGCTCGAAGAAGCCGACGCCGACGGCACGCTGACGGCCCGCGAGATATGTGACCTGCTCGAAGAGCACGACGAGCCGTTCGGGAGCGCCCACCGCGTAGCGACCGTCCTCGGTCGCCGTGCCCAGGCCGGCGAAATCGAGGTCATCCAGGACCAGCCCTATCGGTATCGTATCCCCGACCGCGAGGGGTGACGGTTTCCGGGGCCGCTGGCCGCGACGAGCGGATGACACAGCCTCCCGTGTGACGGCCCCCCATTACGATATTCGAAATTAGACTTCGAGCTTCGCATCCTTTCGCCGGGCTTATTACGATGTGTAGACTCCGCTCGTACAATGACAGCGGACGAGGACCGTACCATCCTGCTCATCGGCAGCGGCCCGATAAAAATCGGCCAGGCGGCCGAGTTCGACTACTCCGGCGCACAGGCGTGTCGCGCCCTCCAGGAGGAGGGGGCCCGCGTCGTGCTCGTGAACTCGAACCCGGCGACGATTATGACCGACCCGGAGATGGCGGACAAGGTGTACCTCGAACCCATCAACACCGAAGCCATCTCGGAGATTATCCGGAAGGAGGACCCCGACGGGGTCATCGCCGGCCTGGGCGGCCAGACCGGTCTGAACGTCACGGCCGAACTCGCCGAAGAGGGCGTCCTCGACGAATTCGACGTGGACGTGATGGGGACGCCGCTCGACACCATCTACGCGACGGAGGACCGCGACCTGTTCAAACAGCGGATGGAGGACATCGGCGAACCGGTGCCCCGCTCGACGACCATCACGCTCGACGAGGGCGAGTCGGTCACCGACCTGGACGAGGAATCGCTGGTCGACCGCGTCGAGGCCGCCGTCGACGAGGTCGGCGGGCTCCCCGTCATCGCACGCACGACGTACACGCTGGGCGGCTCCGGCTCCGGCGTCGTCGACGAGATGGACGAACTCATCGAACGCGTCCGCAAGGGTCTGCGCCTCTCGCGCAACAACGAGGTGCTCATCACCGAGTCCATCTCCGGCTGGGTCGAACTCGAATACGAGGTGATGCGCGACGCCGACGACTCCTGTATCATCATCTGCAACATGGAGAACATCGACCCGATGGGCATCCACACCGGGGAGTCGACCGTCGTCACGCCCTCGCAGGTCATCCCCGACGAGGGCCACCAGGAGATGCGCGACTCCGCGCTGAAGGTCATCCGCGACCTGGGCATCCAGGGCGGCTGTAACATCCAGTTCGCCTGGCACGACGACGGCACCCCCGGCGGCGAGTACCGCGTCGTCGAGGTCAACCCCCGCGTCTCCCGCTCCTCGGCGCTGGCCTCGAAGGCGACCGGCTACCCCATCGCCCGCGTCACCGCGAAGGTCGCGCTCGGCAAGCGCCTCCACGAAATCGAGAACGAGATTACCGGCGAGACGACGGCGGCGTTCGAGCCGGCCATCGACTACGTCGTGACGAAGGTGCCACGCTGGCCCATCGACAAGTTCCAGGACACCGAGTTCGAGCTCTCGACGGCGATGAAATCGACCGGCGAGGCGATGTCCATCGGGCGGACCTTCCCCGAGAGCCTGCTGAAGGCGCTCCGCTCCTCGGAGTACAACCCGGCCGCGGACTTCAACGACATCGACGACGCGGAGCTGGAGACGGAGTACCTCGAAAAGCCGACGCCGGACCGCCCGTACGCGATGTTCGAGGCGTTCTGCCGCGGCTACACCGTCGAGGAAGTCGTCGACATCACCGACATCAAGGCGTGGTACGTCGAGCGGTTCAAGGAGGTCGCCGACGCCGCCGAGGCCGCCCGCGAGGGCGACTACGAGACGGCCGCACAGGCCGGCTTCACCGACCAGGAGATAACCGCGCTGGCCGGCGGCGAGTTCAACGACACGCACGTCTCCTGGCTCCCGGCCGACCTCGACGGGGACGGCGGCGACGAGGCGGAAGTCGAGGCTGCGACGGACGGCTCCGGCGTCACGGTGGACTCCGTCGAGACCGACACCACCGACCGCGACTTCAAGCTCGTCGACACCTGCGCCGGCGAGTTCGAGGCGACGACGCCGTACTACTACTCGACGCGCGACCCGATCTCGGGCATCGACCGCAACGAACTCCAGATAGACCCCGACCTGGAGAGCGTCGTCGTCGTCGGCGGCGGCCCCATCCGCATCGGACAGGGCGTGGAGTTCGACTACTGTTCGGTCCACGCCGTCCGCGCGCTGGAGGAACTGGGCATCGACGCCCACGTCGTCAACAACAACCCCGAGACGGTGTCGACCGACTACGACACCTCCGACGGCCTGTTCTTCGAGCCGGTCACCGCCGAGGAGGTCGCCGACGTCATCGAGGCGACCAACGCCGACGGCGTGATGGTCCAGTTCGGCGGCCAGACCTCCGTCGACATCGGCCACCCGCTCGAACAGGAACTGCAGCGCCGCGACCTCGACTGTGAGATTATGGGCACGTCCGTCGACGCGATGGACCTCGCCGAGGACCGCGACCGCTTCAACAAGCTGATGGACGAACTCGGCATCGCACAGGCCGAGGGCGGCTCCGCGACCTCCAAGGAAGAGGCCCTCGACCTGGCCCACGACATCGGCTACCCCGTCCTCGTGCGCCCGAGCTACGTGCTCGGCGGCCGCGCGATGGACGTGGTGTACAACGACGACGACCTCGAGACCTACATCGAGGAGGCCGTCCGCGTCTCGCCGGACAAGCCCATCCTCGTCGACGAGTTCCTCGCCGACGCCGTGGAACTGGACGTCGACGCCGTCGCCGACGAGGACGACATCCTCATCGGCGGCGTGATGGAACACGTCGAGACCGCCGGCGTCCACTCCGGTGACTCGGCCTGCATGATTCCGCCCCGCTCCCAGGAAATCAAGGCCGTGATGCCCCGCATCCGCGAGGTCGTCGAGGACATCGCCGACGCGCTCGACACGGTCGGCCTGCTGAACGTCCAGCTGGCGGTGCGTGACGGCGAGGTGTTCGTCCTCGAAGCGAACCCGCGCTCCTCGCGGACTGTGCCGTTCATCTCCAAGACCGCCGGCGTCCCAATCGCCAAAATCGCCGCCAAGGTGATGTCCGGCGCGTCGCTGTCCGACCTCGACGTCCAGGAGCAGATTCCCGAGCAGGTCTCTGTCAAGGAGGTCGTCCTGCCGTTCGACCGCCTGCCGGGCTCGGACCCGCGTCTCGGCCCGGAGATGAAGTCCACCGGCGAGGTCATGGGCACCGCCGGCTCCTTCGGCAAGGCCTACCAGAAGGCCCAGATGGCCGTCGGCAAGCCGATTCCGCTCTCCGGTACGGCCATCGTCGACCTGCCCATCCTCGGCTTCGAGGAGCACTTCGACGTGCAGGACTTCGACGACTACGAGGACACCGACGCCATCATCGAGGCCATCCAGAGCGGCGAGGTCGACCTCGTCGTCTCCCGTAACCGCGACGTGCTGGAGGCCTGCGTCGAGGAGACCGTGACGTACTTCTCGACCCGCGAGAGCGCCGAGGCGGCGCTGGAGGCTATCAACTCCGCCGACCAGCCACTCGCCGTCCAGGCCATCGACGAACGGCCAAAGACCCAGCGCGAGTGGGGCAGCGAGTAACGCGAGGCGGTGTTCGAGAGCGGGTACACCACCACCGACGGCGGCACCGGGTTCGGTCTCGCCATCGTCAAGGAGATAGCGGCGGCCCACGACTGGTCCGTGTCGGTGACCGAGAGCGACGCCGGCGGCGCGCGGTTCGAGTTCACGGGCGTCGACCGGGGGTGCTGAGGCCCTCCCGTCTTCGGCTTACAAGTCCGGACCGTTCGGTCGGGAGAGTGCCGACTGAACGTAACTGGCTGCGTCTCGGTGTCCGTCTGTTTTCTTCTGGGACAATAATGGCACGTTCGTAACACTCATTTCCAGGCGCTGTGGCACTACCTGTATGGATAGCGTTGAAACTGCTGTCGCCGCCTCGGGACCCCGATGATAGAGGACATCACCCGACGGGCGGAGACAGTCGCGGAGATGGCTCCCAGTAGCTCGGTGACCACGGCGGTTCTCGCCGGGCACGCGAGCCGCTTCTCGGCACACCCGCCGCTGAACGACCCGCCGCTGACGTACCTCGACGGCGCTGAGGCCCCGGCGTACCTCCTGACGAACGGGAAACGCGGCATCGGGCGCGGGACGAAACGCAAGACCGAGTCCCCCGTCGGCGACCGCCGCACCGTCATCATGGTCACCGGCCGCCGGACGCTCTGTCTCATCGGGAAAGACGAGGACGACGAGGTCATCGAGGTCCCCCACGAGTCGGTCGCCGACGTCACCACCAAGACCGGGTTTCGCGCACACCGGCTCGCGCTCCGGACGCCGCGGAAGATGTATCACTGCTGGGTCCACCGCAAGACCGACACCGAGACGCTCGAAGCGGCCGCCGAGTTCATCGAGAACCACCAGCAGGAGACGCCCGACGCAATCGACGGCGACGACACCGCCAACCGGGTGATGTACCGCGGCCGTCCCGTCGCGCCACAGGACACCCCGGAAGAGACGGACAGCGACCAGACCACGTACTACCGCGGCCAGCCAATCGACGACGGCGACTGAGTTACGCGGCGTACTGCGCTACTGCTGTTCCGAGAGCCGCGTTTCGCGTGCCCCCTCGCTTCGCTCGGACTCCCTCCTCACGGTTCGTCAGTTGTCGTGAATACGGTTTCTTTATTCGTTAGACTGGCTGAAAGCCTTGCTCAATACACTTGCAAGCCTTTCAGGACACCCCATTCTCGGTCCGCCCCTCCTCCTTGATGTCTTCCAATTCATCTGTGCTGAGGAATGCACTACGAACCGCTGGATCAAGCGATTCTTTTAGTTCAGAAGCGGTCGTCGTGGGGAGCCAGTAGTGCTGAAGAGACCCATCATAGCGAGCGGCGATACCGTAGCCATCAGTATCGACGAACAGCGCGTGATGGAGCCCAGGCGTGTACGCCGAAAGAATGGCGTCAACGACATCTGGTGACGACGCAGCCTGCCCGTTGATGTGTCCGTCAGTAATCGTGAACCCTGCCTCACGGAGTGTTTCCAATGAACTGTCTTCTGCTCCTCCCGACTTCATCAGTGAAACCGTTCCCTGTATTCTGATTTCGTTCACTTGACGAGGACTGATCGCAAGCACCTGCCGAGTCAGCGAGCGAGCGACATCCTGGTACTCGTGTTCGGTCATTCGGGGACGGTAGAGGTAGTATTCAGTCTCGTCTGACGGCCCCGTCACGGATAGTTCGCTCATTAGCTTCTCCTCGCCCGTACGTATCTCCACTCTATAACGTTACACCCACACTCTGTACTTACCGAAGTGATTCATCGCATTAAAGCCAGTTCTCACCGATTGATTTGTGGTGAAACAGCCGTTAGATGGGTGTGCGTATTCATCATCCCCAGTATTTTTGTAAGGATAGCCCATATATGTCTTTCAGCAGCATGTATTCCATTCTACAAATTGGGCTTGAAGGGTCTAGAAGCCCGGTCGACTTCCTTTTGGCCGTGGTAATCTGGGTCGGTGTTTTCGTCGTCGTGCTTATTCTCGGCAAGTTAGTTAATTCCCATATTTGAAATGAATATTATTGACATCTGGTAAAGGTAGATTGGTAGATTCACCCTCTGTACTGACCAGAAGGCCCACGAATAGAACTGCCGTATTCACAACCACTGTTATCACTCACCGTTCGGATATCTGGAGACCCCTCGCTACGCTTGGGCTCTCCCTGATCACGGCTCGCTATCGCTCGCCGTTCGCAACAAAACGATGCCTCTCACTCCGTTCGAGTCCTCGCTACTCTCCAGCCATCCCCAGCACGTCGTCGAAGAAGCCCAGCGAGTCGTGCGGACCGGGGTTGGCCTCGGGGTGGTACTGGCGCGTGATGATGTTCAGGTCGTCGTTCTCCAGTCCCTCCGGCGTATCGTCGTTGACGTTGACCTGGGTCACGTCCAGTTTGTCGCCGGGGTCGGCGACGGTGTAGCCGTGGTTCTGGGTCGTCATCACGACCTGGTTCGAGCGCAGGTCGCGGACGGGCTGATTGACGCCGCGGTGGCCGAACTCCATCTTCTCGGTCTCGCCGCCGAGCGCGTTGGCGACGACCTGCTGGCCGAGGCAGATGCCCGCGAGCGGCACGTCGCCGACGTAGGTCTCGACGAGGTCGCCGGCCTGCTCGAAGTTCTGGGGGTCACCTGGGCCGTTCGAGATGAACAGCAGGTCCGGGTCGACGGCGGCCACGTCGTCCTCGCTGGCGTCGTACGGGAAGACGTGGACTTCGGCGTCGCGTTCGACCAGCGAGTCGACGATAGAGCCCTTCGCGCCGCAGTCGACGAGCGCGACCGTCGCGCCGTCGCCGCCCTCGTTGTGGACCTCCACCTCGTCGACGGAGACCTGCGCGCCGATGTCGGTGTGGTCGGACATGTGCTTGCACTCGTGGAGTTCGTCGAGCGCGTCCTGCTCGGTCACGTCCGGGCCGGCGGCGATGCCGCACTTCATCGCCCCCTCGTCCCGGATTTCGGTGACGATGTCGCGCGTGTCGAGGTGGTCGACGGCGGGGACGCCCTCGGATTCCAGCCACTCGGCCACGTCGTCGGTCATCTCGCGGGCGACGGCCGCACGCGGGTGCACGCGGTCGGACTCGAAGCGCTCCTCCCGGACGCCGTAGTTCCCGATGAGCGGGTACGAGAACGTCAGGACCTGCTCCTCGTAGGACGGATCGGTGAGACTCTCCTCGTAGCCGGTGTACGCCGTTGTAAATACCAGTTCGCCGCGAGCGGTGCCGGGAGCGCGAGCGCGCGCTTCGATGACGCGGTCACCCTCCAGGGCCACGTATGCATCAGCCATTACGAGATGCGTATACTACAGTCGGCCATAAGGGTTGCTTTCGAAGACGAATTTCGAATTTCGTAATCCTCAAGTCACGACCGGTGGTACCGTCACATCTCGATGGACGACCTCGACAGAGAGATACTCTCGATACTCCGCCGGGACGCTCGGACCCCGTACACGGAAATCGCAGACCGAGTCGGAACGTCGGAAGGGACCGTACGGAACCGCGTCGAGCGCCTCGTCGACGACGGCGTCATCGAGCGCTTCACCGTCGCGACGCGGACCGGCAACGTGAAAGCGATGATCGAGGTCAGCGTCGACGTGAACGTCGACACCGCCGAGGTCTCGGACCGCATCGCCGAGTGGCAGGAGGTCGACTTCGTCTGGCAGGTCTCCGGGGAGGAGGACATCGTCGTCGTCGTCGACGCGGCCGACACCGACGCCGTCAACGAACTCATCACCCAGGCGCGTGAACTGGAGGAGGTCGTGGGCACGAAGACGAGGTTGATTCTGAACGAGCGCGTCGGGTGACGTCCGGCAGCGCCGCGTGCGAACCGACGGCGTCGAACCGGACTCGGCCTCGTTTCAGATGGCCCCCAGTGGGCGCTCGCTTCCCGACCACGGTCGATACCGAGAGCGATGTCTTAAGACCACGCACCATCACATCGGTAACATGTCCAGTCCGACCGATAGCTCCCAGCGCCACGTTCTCTGTCTACCGGCCGAACAGGACTGGAACGTCACAGCCGAGGCACTCAGCCAGCACCTTCCAGGGGCCACAGTCGAAATCGTCGACACGCTCGCCGAGGCACAGGCCCGCCGTTCGGAAACGGTCGACTGCTTGATTTCGGGGTTCGAGGTTCCCGGTGGCACCGCCGTCGACCTCTTCGACGGAGCGGCGACCGACCATCCCGACCCGCCGGTGGTCCTCGTCGCTGATGCGAGCGACGGCACCGTCCCGGTCTGCGCCGTGTCGGAACCCTTCGCCGACGTGGTCCCCGTCACCGGCGACGTGGACGCGGCCGAGCTTGCCGAGGTCGTCGACGGGGTGCTGCCGAAGACCACCGACCCGGACATCGCCGCTCTCCCCCTGCCCGACTCGCGGGCGATGAACGACTGGAAGGCCGACATTTTCGACCAGTTGTTCACCGAGATTCCCCTGCACATGTTCGTCAAGGACGCCAGGGCTCGGCACGTCGTCGTGAGCGAGAGCGCAGTCGACCACCGGATTCACCGGCAGAGCGACGCGTACCTCGGTCGGCGGGACATCGACGGCATCGTCCCCGACGCAGAGGCGGCAGAACCGTACGAGGACGACATCGCGGTCATCGAGTCCGGTGCGCGGATTCACAACAAAGTGGAGTACTACGCGGAGAGCGAGCGGTGGTTTCTGACCTCGAAAGTACCGTGGGAGAGCGAGACGGGCCAGTCGCTCGGTGTTCTCGGTATCGCGCAGGAGATTACCGACCGGAAGGAGCGCGAGCGGCAGTTAGGGATTATCAACCACCTCCTTCGCCACAACCTGCGAAACAAACTCAACGTCATCAGCGGCCGGGCCGAGTACCTCCGCGACAACATGGA of Haloarcula sp. DT43 contains these proteins:
- the carA gene encoding glutamine-hydrolyzing carbamoyl-phosphate synthase small subunit, encoding MADAYVALEGDRVIEARARAPGTARGELVFTTAYTGYEESLTDPSYEEQVLTFSYPLIGNYGVREERFESDRVHPRAAVAREMTDDVAEWLESEGVPAVDHLDTRDIVTEIRDEGAMKCGIAAGPDVTEQDALDELHECKHMSDHTDIGAQVSVDEVEVHNEGGDGATVALVDCGAKGSIVDSLVERDAEVHVFPYDASEDDVAAVDPDLLFISNGPGDPQNFEQAGDLVETYVGDVPLAGICLGQQVVANALGGETEKMEFGHRGVNQPVRDLRSNQVVMTTQNHGYTVADPGDKLDVTQVNVNDDTPEGLENDDLNIITRQYHPEANPGPHDSLGFFDDVLGMAGE
- the carB gene encoding carbamoyl-phosphate synthase large subunit, with translation MTADEDRTILLIGSGPIKIGQAAEFDYSGAQACRALQEEGARVVLVNSNPATIMTDPEMADKVYLEPINTEAISEIIRKEDPDGVIAGLGGQTGLNVTAELAEEGVLDEFDVDVMGTPLDTIYATEDRDLFKQRMEDIGEPVPRSTTITLDEGESVTDLDEESLVDRVEAAVDEVGGLPVIARTTYTLGGSGSGVVDEMDELIERVRKGLRLSRNNEVLITESISGWVELEYEVMRDADDSCIIICNMENIDPMGIHTGESTVVTPSQVIPDEGHQEMRDSALKVIRDLGIQGGCNIQFAWHDDGTPGGEYRVVEVNPRVSRSSALASKATGYPIARVTAKVALGKRLHEIENEITGETTAAFEPAIDYVVTKVPRWPIDKFQDTEFELSTAMKSTGEAMSIGRTFPESLLKALRSSEYNPAADFNDIDDAELETEYLEKPTPDRPYAMFEAFCRGYTVEEVVDITDIKAWYVERFKEVADAAEAAREGDYETAAQAGFTDQEITALAGGEFNDTHVSWLPADLDGDGGDEAEVEAATDGSGVTVDSVETDTTDRDFKLVDTCAGEFEATTPYYYSTRDPISGIDRNELQIDPDLESVVVVGGGPIRIGQGVEFDYCSVHAVRALEELGIDAHVVNNNPETVSTDYDTSDGLFFEPVTAEEVADVIEATNADGVMVQFGGQTSVDIGHPLEQELQRRDLDCEIMGTSVDAMDLAEDRDRFNKLMDELGIAQAEGGSATSKEEALDLAHDIGYPVLVRPSYVLGGRAMDVVYNDDDLETYIEEAVRVSPDKPILVDEFLADAVELDVDAVADEDDILIGGVMEHVETAGVHSGDSACMIPPRSQEIKAVMPRIREVVEDIADALDTVGLLNVQLAVRDGEVFVLEANPRSSRTVPFISKTAGVPIAKIAAKVMSGASLSDLDVQEQIPEQVSVKEVVLPFDRLPGSDPRLGPEMKSTGEVMGTAGSFGKAYQKAQMAVGKPIPLSGTAIVDLPILGFEEHFDVQDFDDYEDTDAIIEAIQSGEVDLVVSRNRDVLEACVEETVTYFSTRESAEAALEAINSADQPLAVQAIDERPKTQREWGSE
- a CDS encoding ATP-binding protein encodes the protein MSSPTDSSQRHVLCLPAEQDWNVTAEALSQHLPGATVEIVDTLAEAQARRSETVDCLISGFEVPGGTAVDLFDGAATDHPDPPVVLVADASDGTVPVCAVSEPFADVVPVTGDVDAAELAEVVDGVLPKTTDPDIAALPLPDSRAMNDWKADIFDQLFTEIPLHMFVKDARARHVVVSESAVDHRIHRQSDAYLGRRDIDGIVPDAEAAEPYEDDIAVIESGARIHNKVEYYAESERWFLTSKVPWESETGQSLGVLGIAQEITDRKERERQLGIINHLLRHNLRNKLNVISGRAEYLRDNMDAASEEVDCILNAAAELIEQLDKQQTILDIMVGEPDPHPVDLSTTLRSELELLARRYPDATIDSDVEDGVVGSATENISHAVAELVENAVVHSDRSEPRVEVTLEKRDDEVALRVADECAPIPQFEVAILTGRQSADQLRHSTGLGLWITRWVVKHADGTVSFDRIDGGNEVTVTVPTATSS
- a CDS encoding Lrp/AsnC family transcriptional regulator translates to MDDLDREILSILRRDARTPYTEIADRVGTSEGTVRNRVERLVDDGVIERFTVATRTGNVKAMIEVSVDVNVDTAEVSDRIAEWQEVDFVWQVSGEEDIVVVVDAADTDAVNELITQARELEEVVGTKTRLILNERVG
- a CDS encoding DUF7847 domain-containing protein gives rise to the protein MALQIGRAFQDGIDEFLSERGAVFAGAFIVLGLANGIIWASLSQGLLDMLLEMLPPSAQVNQAAMGSNTAVSLDIPVAVAAVSALALFIISEALNIVTIRAFASDANDPIPDNIGRRLGKTVAIGIAAGILTGVAVIIGFVFLIIPGLVLAFLFFFVRQEIALNDSGVLESISNSIGLVTDNLLATFVIAVVLAVLGLVLGSAFGFLPISLPPMVLTTVSTILSSLVGVFSIAVTTVAYLQATESDHDVTHGTESVGGL
- a CDS encoding DUF5815 family protein, with the protein product MAEPRVPGGRESELELPCGDRVDTHDLHLGMREFVCDCGKTHAVVLDPHPLARFVPEFLTEVLHATIETNDDYEEFTTVHLMGVVMEEFPEKVVAADTSEDGSVGFSLAWVSDFDSRRLHEIVVELLVELMEHAISHAEDDDVMAEFEEQMLQFDVDAFVEQYRDERDFDGRSDTAI